The sequence below is a genomic window from Pseudobdellovibrionaceae bacterium.
ACTGTGGTGACACTCAAGACCGCCGATAACACTCCCACCCATGTAGCTCTGACAAACAGCTTAGCCATAATTCCCCCCCTAAGCTTGATAGGTAAGAATTACAGCATTTGATTTAGAAACACACAATAGGCAAAATCCGTACAATATGGATCTACACAAAAACTTCAAACTTTTCTTAATGGGGTGGGGATAATGTGAGGACTTTAGAACTCAAAAAGCCACATACTTCTATAGTTCTGCGCTCTTTTTGGGCAAACTGGATTCATCAATGGTGATTTCAATCTCAACTCTTCTATTCTTTTTACGCCCTTCGTCAGTATTGTTGGCCGCAATGGGTTGAGTTTCCCCCATTCCGTATGTGGTGATGACGTCGGCGGGCACTCCGATTTCCGCCAGTTTACGCTTTACAGCCTCAGAACGTTTACGCGACAGCTCTGCATTCTCTTGAGCATTCCCTTCTGTATCGGTGTGGCTCACAATTCTCAAACGGCTTTCGGGGTACTTCTTAATAATCTGTGCGATACTTTCAATGCGCTTAGACGCTTGTGGTCTAAAATTAACAGCGGCAGATTCGAATAAATAATCCCCTTGCAATTCCGCAATGATCCCATGTTCAGTCCGTCGTGTGCTAGCATGCGCAGCAAGCTCCTGAGCCTGCTGATCTAAGCGTTTACTGGCCAGACTGTCTATGTTGACCGAAGTCGGAGCGTTGCTTTCAGTTGGGCCACTGGGAGTCTTTTCTTTAATACCTGTAGAGCTTTGGGGCGTAGGCGCCTTGCGCACAGGCGAGGGATTTGTGCTCTTCTTCTCCATCAATATGGAGCACCCAAGGAGAGTCATCAACAAAAAATAAACCACAGAAACTGAGATTATTTTTTTCAGATTTGACATAACTTTCCTCCCCAAGCGATATCTTTCTGGGTATTTTAGTTTTTTGTTTATGTAAGAACAAGTCTCTTAAGCTAAGGAAATTGAAATTTTTATGAAAGACCTGCAAATCAAAGCTCTTTTTTTTACATTCCCACTTGTTCTGCTAGGACTTATCGGCTGTCAAAATTCCGCCAAAAAAGATTGCGAAGAAAAAAACTGGCGACAACAAGCCTACATGGATGCCCTAAACGGCATTCCCCTTAAAAACTTCAAACAAATACAAGAGCAATGCCAAAAGCGTTTTGATATCGAAATCCAAAACGAGATCTACAAAGAGGGTTATGATTTAGGTTTAGTTAAACTGTGCACTCGAGAACAAGGTTTTGAGTTTGGCATCAACGGCAAAGAGTATTTTGGTACGTGTCCAGAACGAGATGAGGACGCTTTTTTAAAATCTTAC
It includes:
- a CDS encoding OmpA family protein, whose amino-acid sequence is MEKKSTNPSPVRKAPTPQSSTGIKEKTPSGPTESNAPTSVNIDSLASKRLDQQAQELAAHASTRRTEHGIIAELQGDYLFESAAVNFRPQASKRIESIAQIIKKYPESRLRIVSHTDTEGNAQENAELSRKRSEAVKRKLAEIGVPADVITTYGMGETQPIAANNTDEGRKKNRRVEIEITIDESSLPKKSAEL
- a CDS encoding DUF2799 domain-containing protein, translated to MKDLQIKALFFTFPLVLLGLIGCQNSAKKDCEEKNWRQQAYMDALNGIPLKNFKQIQEQCQKRFDIEIQNEIYKEGYDLGLVKLCTREQGFEFGINGKEYFGTCPERDEDAFLKSYRLGRLEYLKKLRQQLNSEIQESEGRVWRKQNEYELEANSNPTAAREAYDVLESYRSELLRLQEEQTRLNKRITDLEAMLKKFPSTTH